In Paenibacillus sonchi, the genomic stretch CCTCCACGATTTGCCTCCCAATAAAGCCTGTTCCACCTGTTAAAAATATGGTCCTCACATCATCCGCTCTCCTTTTTAGTACTAAATGGTACTAATTTTGTGTAAAAAAAATGCTTCTCTTATCGAAGCAAGTTGAAAAAGTGGTTGGCTGTTTTCGTGATAACCGTTGCATCCTTCAATGTCTCTGAAAGAAACAGTGCTCCTTCAAGATTCGTTATAAAAAGTGCCGCTACCTCGTCAATATGAATCGTATTTCTAAACTCGCCTTTTTCTGCTCCTTGTTTTAGTAATAGAGAGATTTTCATTTGTAATCCTGTAAAAAAGAGACCTATTTTTTCTTTTATGTGCGTAGCTTGTGCAGGACTTTGAATATAAAGAGTAATAAATGGACAGCTCCCCTTATACCCTCTTGACTGAACTTCCTGCGATAAATGCTTTAAAAACATCTGGACACGATCTTCAACTGATAATTGGTTCTGAGAAAGTATTTGATCAATTGCACGCTCATACGTTTCAATCCAATAATCAACGACCCCTGCTAACAATTCTTCCTTATCAGCGAAGTGATAATACACATTAGATTTGGACACTTTGCTTACACGTACTAATTCATCCATGCTTGTATAAGCAAATCCCTTTTCTAAAAATAATGTTGCCGCGACTTCAATCACACGTTTTTGATTCATTAATTTTACCTTTGTCATGACTAGAACTATACAGTACTAATCCGAACGTTGCAAGTAAGAAGATTAATTCGATCATTTACGATCTACTCTTGATTAATATCATAACGTATTTGATCTACGGGAAAACCGTACAGGGATATCCTTAATTGATGACATTGAGGTACATTTCCTGGAGCTGCAGAAGCTGGATGAACGTAGTGTTCCGTCTGAAGGCGGACTCATCAATTGGCTGTTGTTTCTAAAAGGTGCCGATACATCACACTGGGAGGTGCTGAAGATGAATGAACCGGGATTGGAGAAGGTGATGGATACCCTGCAATATTTGGGTCAGGATTCAGAGACCAGACGGTTGTATGAGGCCGGACAGAAGTATTTGCATGATGAGGCCTCTATGCTGGGAAGTGCTAAATTGGCAGGTATAAAGGAAGTTGCAAAGAATATGCTTGAAATGAACATAGATGTAGCTACTATTGGAAAGCTACTGGATTAACAGAGCAGGAGATTAATGCTTCGAACAAGTAGTGGGATAAGCTGTCTGGTCTCCGCCTGGGGTCAGCAGAAGAGAATAATCAGGCTGACCCGAAGAGGACCCGGCTACGGGGGGCTTCTAGGGTGACATCAATCGTAGAAGCTTATGTGCCGTTATCTTCGGACAGGGGTTCGACTCCCCTCGGCTCCATATGGAGTAAGTAAAGAAGCCATTAACCAGTATTCTGGTTGGTGGCTTTTTGGTATGTTATAATAAAGCCAAATTCGAATCGGAGGTTAGTCCTAATGACTGTGGATCGCAAGCAACTCCAAGAAATACTCAAAAAGGCTAATCAATATGCACGTAAGCAGGCCAAAGAGTCGGGAGCATCCATTTACTATATAAAGAATAACAAAAGGGTTCGTGAGGATGCGGAAGGCAATAAGTTCGAAATTGTTTATGACTCGGCCGGCAAGAGACAAGAGTTTGCCTACCATGATTGAGACAAGACCCGTAATGACGGTATTTGCCGGCACTAACGGGGCTGGAAAAAGTACACTCAGCATGCAGATGAAGAGCTGGTTAGGTGAATTGGTTGATCCTGATCAAATAGCCCGAGAACTAAAGCCGGATAACCCGAGAGGTGCCGACCTCTCTGCCGGAAGAGAAGCAGTGAAAAGAATTCGCTCGCTCATTAAACAAGCTCAACCTTTTGCTGTCGAAACGACGTTGTCAGGTACATTTGTGCTGAAGCATATGCAAATTGCTAAAGAAAACGGCTATGGGATTGTTATGTATTATATTGGGCTTCAGGATGTGCAAATGCATATAGATCGTGTTGCCTCACGTGTGGAGCAGGGGGGTCATTGGATTGCTGAAGAAGATATCCGCTGGAGGTACGGCCAATCTTTACAGAATCTAACGCCAGCTTTGGCCATTGCAGATCAAGTTATTATCATTGATAATACTTATGAACCTACAATTGTTGCAGAAATAAAGCATAACAACATGGTTTATTGTGTTGAGAATGTACCTGCCTGGTCCGCAGCGATTGTCTCTGGATATTAGTCAATTTGACATCAAAACTGTAACTACACTCGTAGAAACCTATATGCTGTTATCTTCGGACAGGGGTTCGACTCCCTCGGCTCCGTATCAGTGAAGACACCTTAATCGGTGTCTTTTTTTATTTCAGAGGCTGTTTTGAACATACCTTTCGTACAAAAAGCCTCTCCTTGTTAAAGGGTTGTCTCGTGCAACCATTCTAAGGAGAAGCTTATTTAACAAATGTATTAAAATCTGCCGTAGAACGCATTCCGGTAAATGTCTGCAAGCTCTTTGACTAGCGGCATGCGGGGATTGGCTGTGGTGCACTGGTCCTCGAAGGCGCGGTCGGCCAAATAATCGACCTTTGATTCGAAATCGGACGGAGCGAAGCCAAGATCCTGGAATTTCTCAGGAATGCCAAGCGATTGGTTCAGCTTGCGGATAGCTATAATCAAGCTGTTAACCCCCTCTTCGGTGGTGCGTGCTTCCATTCCCAGCATTCTCGCGATTTCTGCATAACGTTCATCGGCGATGAAATAGTTATATTTCGGGAACGATGCAAATTTTGACGGCTTCGTGGCATTATAACGGATAACATGCGGCATCAGAATTGCGTTCGTACGCCCGTGCGCCGTATGGTATTCACCGCCCCATTTATGCGCCAGGCTGTGGTTGATACCGAGGAAGGCATTGGCGAAAGCCATCCCTGCGATCGTTGAGGCATTATGCATTTTCTCACGGGCAACCGGGTCCGCCGTATGGAATGATTTCTCCAGGTACTGGAATACGAGCCTTATGGCATGCAGCGCAAGTCCATCGGTATAGTCACTGGCCATGACGGAAACGTAGGCTTCAATAGCATGCGTCAGCACGTCCATCCCGGTGTCTGCGACCGCCGTTTTTGGCAGGGAATAAACAAGCTCCGGATCAATGATCGCCACATCCGGCGTCAGTTCATAATCCGCCAGCGGATATTTCGTATGTCCTTCTTTTTTATCCGTGATTACCGCAAATGAAGTTACCTCCGAGCCTGTTCCTGAGGTTGTTGGAATCGCGACGAATTGGGCTTTGATGCCTAATCGCGGATATTTGTAGACCCGTTTACGGATATCCAGGAACTTTTGTTTGATCGAATGGAAGCTGGTATCCGGGTATTCGTAAAATAACCACATCGCCTTCGCCGCGTCCATGGGTGAGCCGCCCCAGTGCAATGATGCAGTCCGGCTGGAAGTTCTCCATCATGCGGGTTCCGCGTTCAACCGTCTCTACGGACGGATCGGGCTCGACATCCGCAAAGATCTCAACAGAAACTGGCTCGGTTCGTTTTCGCAAGTAATATTCGATTTTTTCCACATATCCGAGCTTAACCATCATGGCGTCAGTAACAATAAGCACCTTGGAGATGTTAGGCATTTTCTCGAGATACTGCGTGGACCCTTTTTCAAAATAGATCTTGGGCGGAATTTTGAACCACTGCATATTCACCCTCCGGTAGGCGACACGTTTGATATTGACCAGGTTAACTGCAGTTACATTGGAGGTGGTTGAGTTTTTGCCGTAGGATCCGCAGCCTAAGGTAAGTGACGGTAAATTGGTGTTGTAAATATCGCCGATAGCCCCTTGTGTTGAAGGAGAATTGACAATCACACGTCCGGTCTGTAACCGTTCCGCGAAGGCCTCAATCACTTTATTGTCCTTAGAGTGAACGACAGAAGAGTGTCCCAAACCGCCAAATGCGACGATTTCCGCTGCACGGTCAATGCCTTGTTCGGCAGAGGTTACTTTATAGCATGCCAGAACCGGGCTCAGCTTCTCAGCAGACAGCGGGAAGTCCGTTCCTACGCCCTCCAATTCGGCAACAAGAACTTTCGTATGCTCAGGAAGCTGAAGACCGGCCATCTCGGCAATTTTGTAAGCAGGCTGACCGACAATAGCGCCATTAACTGCACATTTCTCCCCGGTGATCACGAGACTCGAGACTGCCTCTGTTTCCGTTTTATCTAAAAAGTAGCACCCGTTATCTATCATCATTTGGCGAACCTGATCATACACCGGTTCCTCAATGATGAGGGCTTGCTCGGAAGCGCAGATCATCCCGTTATCGAATGTTTTGGAAAGAATAAGATCGGTGACCGCTTGTCTGAGATCGGCTGTTTTTTCAATAAAGCAAGGTACATTTCCGGGTCCGACGCCAAGTGCCGGTTTGCCTGTGCTATAGGCGGCCTTTACCATGGCGGAGCCGCCTGTGGCCAGGACCAGAGCTACATCCGGATGGTTCATGAGCAGCTGCGTCGCTTCCAGCGACGGATTCTCGATCCACTGTACACAGTGTGGCGGGGCTCCTTCTGCTAATGCTGCATCCAGCAGTGTTTTTGCCGATTCGCTGCTGCATTTCTGCGCGGAAGGATGAAAAGCAAAGATAATCGGATTTCGCGTCTTCGTGGCAATCAGTGTTTTAAAGATCGTTGTGGAGGTCGGATTCGTAACAGGTGTTACGCCTGCGATAATGCCAACAGGTTCCGCTACCCGCTGATAATTCTCATAAAGATTTTCCTCAATAATTCCGACGGTTTTGTTATGTTTGATACTGTTATAAATATACTCTGAGGCAAAAAGGTTCTTAGTGATTTTATCTTCGTACACCCCGCGTCCGGTCTCTTCCACGGCCATCTTGGCAAGCAGCATATGCTTGTCCAGTCCGGCGAGTGCCATTGCTTGTACAATGCGGTCAATCTGTTCCTGATTCATGGAAAGGTACGCTTCTTGCGAATCCCGGGCACGTGCAACCAGACGGTTGACCTCTTCCTGGGCGGTAACCTTTTTAACGGTGATGCTTTCGTTATTTTCTGCCTGGCTTTGTTTGACAGCCATCATTTTTCCCCTCCCTGGCATCTACTGGTGCTGCTTGATTCAGGTTGCAAAATCAAAACAAGCCTTTTTAACAAACACAGTTTTACCTGTATTCGTGTTATTATCCCCGTTTCCAGTCTCTACCGTTTAGGTCTTGTGTAAAAATGGCGATATCCTCCATAGTATCCATTGATGTACCTCCTTTAGATTAGTCAAGACGGATCATACTAAGTACAGCCCATAAACCCATGGCAAAGTAATAAAGGAGGAAATGTCACGATGAAGGCATGGGAAGACTTTAAATCAGGAAGCTGGCAGGAAGAGATTGATGTCCGCCAGTTTATTCAACTCAACTACGAGCCTTATGAAGGAGATGCGTCTTTTCTGGCTGGTTCCACGGAAGCCACGCAACAGCTCTGGGAACAATTCATGGAGCTCGCGAAGCAAGAACGTGATCAAGGCGGAGTTCTGGATATGGATACAGAAGTGGTTTCCAGTATTATTTCCCATGGCCCCGGCTATTTGAATAAGGAGCTTGAGGTCATCGTGGGTATTCAAACGGAGAAGCCGTTCAAGCGGGCCCTTCAACCTTACGGCGGGATCCGAATGGCTAAGAATGCTTGTGAATCTTACGGTTATGAGCTGGATCCGGAAATCGAGCATATTTTCTCCACCTACCGGAAAACTCATAATCAAGGTGTATTTGACGGCTATTCACCTGCCATGAGTCTAGCCAGAAAAGCCGGCATTATTACAGGGCTCCCCGATGCGTATGGCCGGGGACGGATTATCGGCGATTACCGGCGAGTTGCCTTATATGGCACGGATTTTCTAGCCAAAAGCAAAAAAGAGGAGCTCTCCTTCTTCGACGAACGCACGATGACTGAAGATGTAATTCGGGCACGTGAAGAAATCGCGGAGCAGCTGCGTGCCCTTACGGAGCTGAAGCAGATGGCGGCCAGCTACGGATTCGATATTACCAAACCGGCGGAGACCGCGCAGGAAGCTTTTCAATGGCTGTACTTCGGGTATCTTGCCGCGATCAAGGAGCAGAACGGGGCTGCAATGAGTCTTGGCCGCACCTCCACCTTTCTGGACATCTATATAGCGCGTGACCTGAAGGAGCAGAGGCTGACGGAGCAAGGGGCGCAGGAGCTCGTCGATCATTTTGTCATGAAGCTGCGTATGGTAAAGTTCGCAAGGACGCCGGAATATAACGCACTGTTCAGCGGCGATCCGACATGGGTCACCGAGTCCCTCGGAGGCATCGGCCTGGATGGTCGTCCGTTAGTCACCAAGAATACTTACCGGTTCTTGCATACGCTCGAGACGCTTGGTCCATCGCCGGAACCGAATTTGACCGTACTCTGGTCCACCCGTCTCCCTCAGAAGTTCAAGGAATATTGTGCACGCATGACGATTCAGACCAGTTCTCTTCAATATGAGAATGATGATTTAATGCGGACTTATTTTGGCGATGATTACGGGATTGCCTGCTGTGTGTCCGCAATGCGGATCGGCAAGCAGATGCAGTATTTCGGTGCTCGGGCGAATCTGGCAAAAGCACTGCTGTATGCGATTAACGGCGGGATGGATGAGCAGATGAAGGTGCAGATAACCCCGCCATTGCGGCCGATTCTGTCGGACAAGCTGGACTTTGACGAAGTGATGCCCG encodes the following:
- a CDS encoding zeta toxin family protein; translated protein: MIETRPVMTVFAGTNGAGKSTLSMQMKSWLGELVDPDQIARELKPDNPRGADLSAGREAVKRIRSLIKQAQPFAVETTLSGTFVLKHMQIAKENGYGIVMYYIGLQDVQMHIDRVASRVEQGGHWIAEEDIRWRYGQSLQNLTPALAIADQVIIIDNTYEPTIVAEIKHNNMVYCVENVPAWSAAIVSGY
- the pflB gene encoding formate C-acetyltransferase, whose protein sequence is MKAWEDFKSGSWQEEIDVRQFIQLNYEPYEGDASFLAGSTEATQQLWEQFMELAKQERDQGGVLDMDTEVVSSIISHGPGYLNKELEVIVGIQTEKPFKRALQPYGGIRMAKNACESYGYELDPEIEHIFSTYRKTHNQGVFDGYSPAMSLARKAGIITGLPDAYGRGRIIGDYRRVALYGTDFLAKSKKEELSFFDERTMTEDVIRAREEIAEQLRALTELKQMAASYGFDITKPAETAQEAFQWLYFGYLAAIKEQNGAAMSLGRTSTFLDIYIARDLKEQRLTEQGAQELVDHFVMKLRMVKFARTPEYNALFSGDPTWVTESLGGIGLDGRPLVTKNTYRFLHTLETLGPSPEPNLTVLWSTRLPQKFKEYCARMTIQTSSLQYENDDLMRTYFGDDYGIACCVSAMRIGKQMQYFGARANLAKALLYAINGGMDEQMKVQITPPLRPILSDKLDFDEVMPAFDHVMEWLAELYIDTLNVIHYMHDKYCYERIEMALHDQETMRTMATGIAGLSVVTDSLSAIKYADVRPVRDENGLAVDYIIEGEYPAYGNNDNRADEIAVDLVKRFYRKLKKHSTYRQARTTMSVLTITSNVVYGKLTGNTPDGRKKGEPFAPGANPMHGRDRKGAIASLASVAKLPYEYALDGISNTFSIIPGALGKNEEDRVRNLTALLDGYTAKDGHHLNINVFDTKTLLDAMEHPEEYPQLTIRVSGYAVNFIKLTREQQLDVINRTFHEKI
- a CDS encoding TetR/AcrR family transcriptional regulator — translated: MNQKRVIEVAATLFLEKGFAYTSMDELVRVSKVSKSNVYYHFADKEELLAGVVDYWIETYERAIDQILSQNQLSVEDRVQMFLKHLSQEVQSRGYKGSCPFITLYIQSPAQATHIKEKIGLFFTGLQMKISLLLKQGAEKGEFRNTIHIDEVAALFITNLEGALFLSETLKDATVITKTANHFFNLLR